The following are from one region of the Amycolatopsis sp. QT-25 genome:
- the gap gene encoding type I glyceraldehyde-3-phosphate dehydrogenase, translating into MTVRIGINGFGRIGRSYLRAALRSRADVEVVAINDIADATTLATLLEWDSIAGHLDGVQVEDDAILIDGARIRVTAEREPARIPWGEDHVDVVIESTGRFTDSASARRHLTAGARKVLISAPADGEVPALVLGVNDDTLDVTQEVFSNGSCTTNCLAPMAKVLHDAFGIESGLMTTIHAYTSDQRLHDAPHGDLRRARAAALSTIPTSSGAAKTIGRIIPELDGKLTAVSLRVPVPVGSITDLTAKLTRPATVEEVNEAFRAAAATPTLSTYLAYSEAPLVSADIVGNPHSAIFDAPLTQVVGDQVKIFAWYDNEWGFSHRLIELSQRIAA; encoded by the coding sequence ATGACCGTTCGGATCGGAATCAACGGCTTCGGCCGCATCGGCCGCAGCTACCTGCGCGCCGCGTTGCGCAGTCGAGCGGATGTCGAGGTCGTCGCGATCAACGACATCGCCGACGCCACGACCCTCGCCACTCTCTTGGAGTGGGACTCGATCGCCGGGCACCTGGACGGCGTGCAGGTCGAGGACGACGCGATCCTCATCGACGGCGCACGCATCCGCGTCACCGCCGAGCGCGAACCCGCCCGCATCCCCTGGGGTGAGGATCATGTCGACGTCGTCATCGAGTCCACCGGCCGGTTCACCGACTCCGCGAGTGCCCGGCGGCATCTGACGGCGGGAGCGCGCAAGGTCCTCATCTCCGCGCCCGCCGACGGCGAGGTGCCCGCGCTGGTGCTGGGCGTCAACGACGACACCCTCGACGTGACCCAGGAGGTGTTCTCCAACGGCTCCTGCACCACCAACTGCCTCGCCCCGATGGCCAAGGTGCTGCACGATGCGTTCGGCATCGAGTCCGGCCTGATGACGACCATCCACGCCTACACCAGCGACCAGCGCCTCCACGACGCCCCGCACGGCGACCTCCGTCGAGCCCGCGCCGCCGCCCTGTCCACGATCCCCACGTCCTCCGGCGCGGCGAAGACGATCGGACGTATCATCCCCGAGCTCGACGGCAAGCTCACCGCCGTCTCCCTCCGCGTACCCGTCCCCGTCGGGTCGATCACCGACCTGACCGCCAAGCTCACCCGCCCCGCCACCGTCGAAGAGGTCAACGAGGCATTCCGCGCCGCAGCAGCGACTCCCACGCTGTCGACGTATCTCGCCTACTCCGAGGCACCCCTCGTCTCCGCCGACATCGTCGGGAACCCACACTCCGCGATCTTCGACGCACCCCTCACCCAAGTCGTCGGCGACCAGGTCAAGATCTTCGCCTGGTACGACAACGAATGGGGCTTCTCCCACCGACTCATCGAACTCTCCCAGCGCATCGCCGCATAG
- a CDS encoding IS5 family transposase (programmed frameshift) — translation MVDRLSLRLVPDELWELVKPLIPAFTPRPQGGGTAPLDPRQVFTAIVYVLTSGCAWRDLPPSFGVPFQTAHRRFAQWTEAGLWRELHRVLLDELGSRGLLDWSRAIVDGASVRAKKGGSLTGPSPVDRGKPGSKIHVLSDRAGLPLTIAISAANTHDSLALKPLVMAIPAVKSHRGPRRRKPAKLHADKAYDQPALRHWVRDRGITVRIARKGIESADKLGKHRWVIERTMAWLTGYRRLTLRYERKAEHFLAFLTLGAALTCHKKLRKLTT, via the exons GTGGTTGATCGGTTGTCTTTGCGTCTTGTGCCGGATGAGCTGTGGGAACTGGTGAAGCCGTTGATCCCCGCGTTCACACCGCGTCCGCAGGGTGGTGGGACCGCGCCGTTGGATCCGCGGCAGGTGTTCACGGCGATCGTGTACGTGCTGACCAGCGGATGTGCTTGGCGGGATCTGCCGCCGTCGTTCGGCGTGCCCTTCCAGACCGCGCACCGCCGGTTCGCGCAATGGACAGAGGCCGGGCTATGGCGCGAGCTCCATCGTGTACTGCTTGACGAACTGGGCAGCCGGGGCTTGCTCGACTGGAGTCGTGCGATCGTGGACGGCGCCTCCGTCCGCGCGA AAAAAGGGGGATCTCTGACCGGCCCCAGCCCGGTCGACCGAGGTAAACCCGGCTCGAAAATCCACGTCCTGTCCGACCGTGCCGGCCTGCCGCTCACGATCGCGATCTCCGCCGCGAACACCCACGACTCGCTCGCGCTCAAACCCCTGGTGATGGCGATCCCCGCGGTCAAGTCCCACCGAGGCCCGCGACGCCGCAAGCCCGCCAAGCTGCACGCCGACAAGGCCTACGACCAGCCCGCGCTCCGACACTGGGTCCGCGACCGCGGCATCACAGTCCGCATCGCCCGCAAAGGCATCGAATCCGCGGACAAACTCGGCAAACACCGCTGGGTGATCGAGCGAACCATGGCCTGGCTCACCGGATACCGCCGCCTCACCCTGCGCTACGAACGCAAAGCCGAACACTTCCTCGCCTTCCTTACCCTCGGAGCCGCCCTCACCTGCCACAAGAAACTCCGAAAGCTCACCACGTAA
- a CDS encoding aminoglycoside 3'-phosphotransferase — protein sequence MSSRPVISEVPAGPVPVPDIVVALAGDAAITPVWRNELGGLTFRLDGDDGARYVKWVAAGTPEIDLPGEAERLAWAQSWARVPPVLDHGTDAEGAWLITAAVPGRSAVEPRWKAQPAIAAAAIGRGLRLLHDTLPTDRCPFDWSVERRLVRADERITDGEGPADWSPEHQHLGLTETRVRLGEPPTIDRLVVCHGDACTPNTLLHDDGTFAAHVDLGSLGVADRWADLAVATWSLDWDYGPGFDGILYDTYGIDPDPQRIAYYRLLYDLA from the coding sequence ATGAGCAGTCGCCCTGTCATTTCCGAGGTTCCGGCCGGGCCGGTGCCCGTCCCTGACATCGTCGTAGCGCTCGCCGGTGACGCCGCCATCACCCCCGTATGGCGCAACGAGCTCGGCGGCCTGACCTTCCGGCTGGACGGGGACGACGGCGCCAGATACGTCAAGTGGGTCGCTGCCGGGACCCCCGAGATCGACCTGCCCGGCGAAGCCGAGCGCCTGGCCTGGGCGCAAAGCTGGGCGCGCGTCCCACCGGTCCTCGACCACGGCACCGACGCCGAGGGCGCGTGGCTGATCACCGCGGCTGTCCCCGGCCGGTCGGCGGTGGAGCCCCGATGGAAGGCCCAGCCTGCTATCGCGGCGGCCGCGATCGGCCGCGGACTGCGCCTGCTCCACGACACCCTGCCCACGGACCGATGCCCGTTCGACTGGAGCGTCGAGCGGCGGCTCGTACGCGCCGACGAGCGCATCACCGACGGCGAGGGACCGGCCGACTGGTCCCCCGAGCACCAGCACCTCGGACTCACCGAAACCAGGGTCCGGCTCGGTGAACCGCCCACGATCGACCGTCTCGTGGTCTGCCACGGCGACGCCTGCACCCCGAATACCCTGCTGCACGACGACGGCACCTTCGCCGCGCACGTCGACCTGGGTTCGCTCGGAGTGGCCGACCGATGGGCCGACCTGGCGGTCGCGACGTGGAGTCTCGACTGGGACTACGGTCCCGGTTTCGACGGCATCCTGTACGACACATACGGGATCGACCCCGACCCACAACGCATCGCCTACTACCGCTTACTCTACGACTTGGCGTGA
- a CDS encoding RHS repeat-associated core domain-containing protein, which translates to MREDFLIMQRKLLRRFVLRVISATTAVVLVAAIPVSASAATGIAGGVPLPVTWTPPTQVNRTPTGVPADQVTAKLEEATPGSRPSITSANCATGARLGTQPWFPMDRYAISDRTELLVNRANGNAVITDRAVTVKGTGLDLSVNAVYNSRGIAGAFGKQWTVSSGPDVRLILGTAGAVVVQDPTGYCSEYRQNPDGSYATPIGGHATLVKLADGKYTLSQHSSGETWSFTGAGRLISQADRNGHALTYRYNATDGTLASITDTQGRVTTAVTNADGRISAITDPSGLVAGGYAYAQPGPGGRLASITNRNDGKTTFTQDEMGRVTSVTPPGGGTYVLAYDSVGRVTQVKEPDSDGVPSITDYAYGDTTTTVTNPNRHKTTYTIDDKQRQIKATDALGHTRAQSWSANGDVASLTDGMNNSVTYDYDALNNLKGGKLPTSATASVGYTDTAHPRLPTQVSDFSGTKVTKSYDSNGNVKAVRADGLGADVAKYTYTATGLVATKADGNGNITRYGYDNAGNLTTVIPPTPLKPTTYTYDSLSRVTSVTDGSGVTINYGYDKLDHIVAVSAADGTGLAAYGFDGIGNRTTARTAQADFTSTFNRQLLAKVTRTAGGNIQATIYSHDRGGNVTGVEDPSGRTLYGYDAADRLTSLTDQAGKVTTYGYDTAGNRTSASLPGGSTQTIEVDASGRQKAIALKNSAGATLFSSTYRYTRADGTDTGQIQSRTDSTGTAANTYDGFGRLTKAGTRGYAYDLAGNLTSGDGRTYTVNTANQMTKVDTTTATYDGAGNLSTTTPGGHAHYSPTNQLTSITSGTDTLFTASYDTLDQTQPNAITETTDTAEGTTTTSHAFTRTALGVSRTVVNGATTTYTHDTDGKLTAVTDTAGQHHNAITDDQGSVLALVNDTGQVTARYDYTPYGTTTATYLSGSGAEANRVRWIGTYRLTSGISLTGSRHYNPVYSRFTQPDPTGQEDNIYAYAQGDPVNASDPSGTKASKGCTGAGVAAIFGLVGAAAAVAGAGATGGALVPVAIQTSITATGAITGAAIACS; encoded by the coding sequence TTGAGGGAAGATTTCCTTATTATGCAACGAAAATTGTTGCGTCGCTTTGTGCTGCGCGTAATCAGTGCGACCACCGCTGTGGTGCTGGTGGCCGCGATCCCGGTGTCCGCCTCGGCGGCCACCGGGATCGCTGGTGGTGTGCCGCTGCCGGTGACGTGGACACCGCCGACGCAGGTCAACCGGACTCCGACCGGTGTCCCGGCTGATCAGGTGACCGCGAAACTCGAGGAAGCGACGCCGGGTTCGAGACCATCGATCACATCGGCGAACTGCGCGACCGGGGCCCGCCTGGGCACCCAGCCATGGTTCCCGATGGATCGGTACGCAATCTCCGACCGCACCGAGTTGCTGGTCAACCGGGCCAACGGCAACGCTGTCATCACCGATCGGGCGGTGACGGTCAAGGGCACTGGCCTGGATCTGTCGGTGAACGCGGTCTACAACAGCCGCGGTATCGCCGGCGCGTTCGGCAAGCAGTGGACGGTGTCGAGTGGGCCGGACGTCCGGCTTATTCTCGGTACCGCCGGCGCCGTCGTGGTGCAGGACCCGACGGGATACTGCTCGGAGTACAGACAGAATCCCGACGGCAGCTACGCCACTCCGATCGGTGGGCACGCCACGCTGGTGAAGCTGGCCGACGGCAAGTACACGCTGTCGCAGCACTCGTCGGGTGAGACATGGTCGTTCACCGGTGCGGGGCGGTTGATCTCGCAGGCCGACCGTAACGGGCATGCTCTGACCTACCGCTACAACGCCACCGACGGCACACTCGCCTCGATCACCGACACCCAGGGCCGCGTCACCACCGCCGTCACCAATGCCGACGGGCGCATCAGCGCGATCACCGACCCGTCGGGCCTGGTCGCCGGCGGCTACGCCTACGCCCAGCCTGGCCCGGGCGGCCGGCTGGCAAGCATCACCAACCGCAACGACGGCAAGACCACCTTCACCCAGGACGAGATGGGGCGGGTCACGTCCGTAACACCGCCGGGGGGCGGGACCTATGTACTGGCCTACGACTCGGTGGGGCGGGTGACGCAGGTAAAGGAGCCGGACTCGGACGGCGTTCCCAGCATCACCGACTACGCCTACGGCGACACGACCACCACGGTCACCAACCCCAACCGTCACAAAACCACCTACACCATCGACGACAAGCAGCGTCAGATCAAGGCCACCGACGCACTCGGCCACACCCGGGCCCAGTCGTGGTCGGCGAACGGTGATGTCGCGAGCCTGACCGACGGCATGAACAACTCGGTGACCTACGACTACGACGCGCTCAACAACCTCAAGGGCGGCAAGCTCCCCACCAGCGCGACCGCGTCGGTGGGCTACACCGACACCGCCCACCCGCGTCTGCCGACCCAGGTGTCGGACTTCTCCGGCACCAAGGTCACCAAGTCCTATGACAGCAACGGCAACGTCAAAGCCGTGCGCGCCGACGGTCTCGGCGCCGACGTGGCGAAGTACACCTACACCGCCACCGGCCTGGTCGCGACCAAAGCCGACGGCAACGGCAACATCACCCGCTACGGCTACGACAACGCAGGCAACCTGACCACCGTGATCCCGCCGACGCCGCTCAAGCCCACCACCTACACCTACGACTCCCTGTCACGGGTGACGAGCGTGACCGACGGTAGCGGCGTCACCATCAATTACGGCTACGACAAACTCGACCACATCGTGGCCGTCTCCGCCGCCGACGGCACCGGCCTCGCCGCGTACGGCTTCGACGGCATCGGCAACCGCACCACCGCCCGCACCGCACAAGCTGACTTCACCAGCACCTTCAACCGGCAGCTGCTGGCCAAGGTCACCCGCACCGCCGGCGGGAACATCCAGGCGACGATCTACTCCCACGATCGCGGCGGCAATGTCACCGGGGTGGAAGACCCGAGCGGACGGACTCTCTACGGCTATGACGCCGCGGACCGGCTGACCTCGCTGACCGACCAGGCGGGCAAGGTCACCACCTACGGCTACGACACCGCCGGCAACCGCACCTCTGCGTCCCTGCCCGGTGGTAGCACGCAGACCATCGAGGTCGACGCCAGCGGGCGGCAGAAAGCCATCGCCCTCAAGAACTCCGCGGGCGCCACCCTGTTCTCCAGCACCTACCGCTATACGCGTGCCGACGGCACCGACACCGGCCAGATCCAGTCCCGCACTGACTCCACCGGCACCGCCGCGAACACCTACGACGGATTCGGCAGGCTCACCAAAGCCGGCACCCGCGGCTACGCCTACGACCTGGCCGGAAACCTCACCTCCGGCGACGGACGCACCTACACCGTCAACACCGCCAACCAGATGACCAAGGTCGACACCACCACCGCCACTTACGACGGCGCCGGCAACCTGTCCACCACCACGCCGGGCGGGCACGCGCACTACAGCCCCACCAACCAGCTGACCTCGATCACCTCAGGCACGGACACCCTGTTCACGGCGTCCTACGACACCCTCGACCAGACCCAGCCCAACGCGATCACCGAAACCACTGACACTGCCGAAGGCACCACCACCACCAGCCACGCCTTCACCCGCACCGCGCTCGGCGTGTCCCGCACCGTCGTCAACGGTGCAACCACCACCTACACCCACGACACCGACGGAAAACTGACCGCCGTCACCGACACCGCCGGCCAGCACCACAACGCGATCACCGACGACCAGGGCAGTGTCCTCGCCCTGGTCAACGACACCGGCCAGGTGACCGCCCGCTACGACTACACCCCCTACGGCACCACCACCGCCACCTACCTTTCCGGCTCAGGTGCGGAAGCCAACCGGGTCCGCTGGATCGGCACCTACCGGCTCACCTCCGGAATCTCACTGACCGGATCGCGCCACTACAACCCCGTCTATAGCCGCTTCACCCAACCCGACCCCACCGGACAGGAAGACAACATCTACGCCTACGCCCAAGGCGACCCGGTCAACGCCAGTGACCCCTCCGGCACGAAGGCGAGCAAGGGATGCACCGGCGCCGGGGTCGCCGCGATCTTCGGCCTAGTCGGTGCCGCGGCTGCCGTCGCCGGAGCTGGGGCGACAGGCGGAGCTCTGGTACCAGTCGCCATTCAAACCAGTATCACGGCGACCGGTGCCATCACCGGCGCGGCAATAGCCTGTAGCTGA